A DNA window from Amphiprion ocellaris isolate individual 3 ecotype Okinawa chromosome 8, ASM2253959v1, whole genome shotgun sequence contains the following coding sequences:
- the ngrn gene encoding neugrin isoform X2, producing MSDGELDLEDVEDKFQALVDEGRKRQRTVKYHILRRKMTTPGAPQRKLTWGAIEQIRYLKQEQPEEWTVERLAEGFSVTPDVILRVLRSKFVPSPERQAKQNAKVMAGLGQQVLPSGAGTRQDRLKLPGGRTQTILPSGSTEGALVPVAQQTQMIEGEGSGFQAKSPVPVTALPLQVTAGVSKAAAATRLTEDNRATDSSLTEEDEEDEESWDGQVLTEEELEEFMDMEKASPAVQVGNDFFDGEGNFLYRI from the exons aTGTCTGATGGAGAGCTGGACCTGGAGGATGTGGAGGACAAGTTTCAAGCCCTGGTGGA TGAAGGCAGGAAAAGGCAAAGGACTGTGAAGTATCACATcctgaggaggaagatgacAACACCAGGAGCCCCACAGAGGAAGTTAACCTGGGGTGCTATTGAGCAGATcag ATATCTGAAGCAGGAGCAGCCAGAGGAGTGGACAGTGGAGCGTCTGGCTGAAGGTTTCTCCGTCACACCCGATGTCATCCTCAGAGTCCTCAGGAGCAAATTCGTCCCTTCTCCTGAAAGACAAGCCAAGCAGAATGCTAAAGTAATGGCCGGACTTGGTCAGCAGGTGCTGCCTTCAGGTGCTGGGACACGGCAGGACAGACTGAAACTGCCTGGGGGCCGCACACAAACCATACTGCCATCTGGAAGCACAGAAGGAGCTTTGGTTCCTGTGGCTCAGCAGACTCAGATGATTGAAGGTGAAGGTTCAGGATTCCAAGCTAAAAGTCCCGTCCCCGTTACTGCCCTGCCCCTCCAGGTTACAGCTGGTGTTAGTAAAGCTGCTGCAGCGACAAGATTAACTGAAGACAACAGAGCTACTGACAGCAGTCTgacagaggaggatgaagaggatgaagagagcTGGGATGGACAGGTGCTGACAGAGGAGGAACTTGAAGAGTTTATGGATATGGAGAAGGCCTCTCCTGCGGTGCAAGTAGGGAATGACTTCTTTGATGGTGAGGGAAACTTTTTGTATAGAATCTGA
- the ngrn gene encoding neugrin isoform X1, whose translation MARSLLSLLSRLGALSVTTSVPVTSCRFASRGVSKAWPGQNNAHGRERGRHREEMSDGELDLEDVEDKFQALVDEGRKRQRTVKYHILRRKMTTPGAPQRKLTWGAIEQIRYLKQEQPEEWTVERLAEGFSVTPDVILRVLRSKFVPSPERQAKQNAKVMAGLGQQVLPSGAGTRQDRLKLPGGRTQTILPSGSTEGALVPVAQQTQMIEGEGSGFQAKSPVPVTALPLQVTAGVSKAAAATRLTEDNRATDSSLTEEDEEDEESWDGQVLTEEELEEFMDMEKASPAVQVGNDFFDGEGNFLYRI comes from the exons atGGCTCggtctctcctctccctcctgtccAGGCTCGGGGCTCTCTCAGTGACCACATCGGTTCCCGTAACCAGCTGTCGGTTTGCTAGCAGAGGTGTAAGCAAAGCCTGGCCGGGGCAGAACAACGCCCAcggcagagagagaggcagacacagagaggagaTGTCTGATGGAGAGCTGGACCTGGAGGATGTGGAGGACAAGTTTCAAGCCCTGGTGGA TGAAGGCAGGAAAAGGCAAAGGACTGTGAAGTATCACATcctgaggaggaagatgacAACACCAGGAGCCCCACAGAGGAAGTTAACCTGGGGTGCTATTGAGCAGATcag ATATCTGAAGCAGGAGCAGCCAGAGGAGTGGACAGTGGAGCGTCTGGCTGAAGGTTTCTCCGTCACACCCGATGTCATCCTCAGAGTCCTCAGGAGCAAATTCGTCCCTTCTCCTGAAAGACAAGCCAAGCAGAATGCTAAAGTAATGGCCGGACTTGGTCAGCAGGTGCTGCCTTCAGGTGCTGGGACACGGCAGGACAGACTGAAACTGCCTGGGGGCCGCACACAAACCATACTGCCATCTGGAAGCACAGAAGGAGCTTTGGTTCCTGTGGCTCAGCAGACTCAGATGATTGAAGGTGAAGGTTCAGGATTCCAAGCTAAAAGTCCCGTCCCCGTTACTGCCCTGCCCCTCCAGGTTACAGCTGGTGTTAGTAAAGCTGCTGCAGCGACAAGATTAACTGAAGACAACAGAGCTACTGACAGCAGTCTgacagaggaggatgaagaggatgaagagagcTGGGATGGACAGGTGCTGACAGAGGAGGAACTTGAAGAGTTTATGGATATGGAGAAGGCCTCTCCTGCGGTGCAAGTAGGGAATGACTTCTTTGATGGTGAGGGAAACTTTTTGTATAGAATCTGA